A genomic stretch from Fusarium musae strain F31 chromosome 9, whole genome shotgun sequence includes:
- a CDS encoding hypothetical protein (EggNog:ENOG41), translated as MASDFEKQSYWHKRFSSEKAFEWLLPSADFMPLVKPVLDRLDPATARILHIGFGTSDLQNHFRSRGFRDVLNVDYEPLAIDRGRDLEEQAFGDIQMRYDVQDATQLDLCEKFDLIVDKSTVDAISCGGEMALRRMAAGIKRCLADGGVWISFSYSAYRFDLDDFPFDVEVLAKVLTQKTLPNDPDIYHWCYLLRPKADTAPGSPISTDDNPAGEG; from the coding sequence ATGGCCTCCGATTTCGAGAAACAAAGCTACTGGCACAAGCGCTTCTCGTCCGAAAAAGCCTTCGAATGGCTTCTTCCGTCGGCCGATTTCATGCCGCTCGTCAAGCCCGTTCTCGACCGGCTTGACCCGGCCACGGCCCGCATCCTCCACATTGGCTTCGGGACGAGCGACCTGCAGAATCATTTCCGGTCACGGGGCTTCCGCGATGTTCTCAACGTCGACTATGAACCACTCGCTATTGATCGAGGTCGCGATCTCGAAGAGCAAGCTTTTGGAGACATCCAAATGCGATATGATGTGCAGGATGCTACACAACTAGATCTGTGCGAGAAGTTTGATCTTATCGTTGACAAAAGTACGGTCGATGCGATTTCATGTGGTGGTGAAATGGCGCTGCGGCGGATGGCTGCTGGCATAAAGCGTTGTCTTGCAGATGGTGGCGTTTGGATCTCATTCAGTTATTCAGCCTACCGATTTGACCTGGATGACTTTCCATTCGACGTTGAGGTCCTTGCCAAAGTCTTGACTCAGAAAACGTTGCCGAATGATCCAGATATATACCACTGGTGTTATCTTCTTCGGCCAAAAGCAGATACGGCTCCGGGTTCCCCTATAAGTACGGACGACAACCCTGCGGGAGAAGGCTGA
- a CDS encoding hypothetical protein (EggNog:ENOG41) gives MSQPDPKRVKTDDDAPYELIYWPVIPGRGEFVRLVFEEAGVPYSDVAQNIEKGMNTVKSLTSTDNIGDEHNPPALAPPALKHGDLLISQTPNILLYVAPRVGLAPKEGNGVYHLNEIVLTILDGLVNELHDTHHPIAISLYYEDQKEESKKKSQYFIKERLPKYFKYMQRVLDAKTSGEGPWLYGDSLTYADLVLFQVSDTYKMSIKSFFDSLKTHQAVDGTKFAFPKSTEALKKSGEYDGVFRLYDAVKERPNISKYLQSDRRRKYSEGIWRYYPELEEE, from the coding sequence atgtctcAGCCAGATCCCAAGCGTGTCAAAACTGATGACGATGCTCCCTATGAGCTCATCTACTGGCCAGTCATTCCTGGTCGTGGCGAATTCGTCCGCCTCGTGTTCGAAGAAGCTGGTGTTCCTTACTCAGACGTTGCGCAAAACATAGAGAAGGGCATGAATACAGTCAAAAGCCTTACTTCTACAGACAACATCGGCGATGAGCACAACCCACCTGCTCTAGCTCCCCCAGCTCTCAAGCACGGCGATCTTCTCATTTCTCAGACGCCCAATATTCTTCTATACGTCGCTCCAAGGGTCGGTCTAGCTCCCAAAGAAGGAAACGGCGTGTATCATCTCAATGAGATTGTTTTGACGATCCTGGATGGTCTTGTAAATGAACTCCATGATACTCATCACCCTATCGCCATCAGTCTCTACTACGAGGACCAGAAGGAGGAGTCCAAGAAAAAGTCCCAATATTTCATCAAGGAGCGCCTCCCCAAGTATTTCAAGTACATGCAGCGAGTGCTTGATGCCAAAACCAGTGGTGAGGGGCCATGGCTATATGGCGACAGCTTGACCTATGCAGACCTCGTCCTTTTCCAGGTGAGTGACACTTACAAAATGTCCATCAAGTCCTTCTTTGACTCACTGAAAACCCACCAGGCTGTTGATGGCACCAAGTTTGCCTTCCCTAAGTCCACTGAGGCTTTGAAGAAGTCAGGTGAATACGATGGCGTTTTCAGGTTGTATGACGCTGTCAAGGAGAGGCCCAATATCAGCAAATACCTTCAGAGTGACAGGCGCAGGAAGTACTCAGAGGGGATCTGGCGATATTACCCCGAGTTGGAAGAGGAATAG
- a CDS encoding hypothetical protein (EggNog:ENOG41), producing MAQSKRVALAALLTLCATGVQADGKGLIGWGKTMYDPTCSFACRQVIRKQQLSCTPTESTENHGTAHNPVTTPPDCFVEDHVFLKTMALCIDTYCPLAGNPSMSLIEDYWASHLGTGTIGKYDYVPVMSYEDALAAARDDESMASHSTNSTSGHKSGSHHKRTALFPRHGGHDTSSHEGLVTFNVSSPLPITAGGTEPLNETSFIGPEDWQLQYNYLYDFEANEAGHTTMTLTITLVAIFLPAILSLLRFIPGLTKSRGWAYWQSFLVVPAAFGKRHCEPTIAGNVPNRGQALYIALISTLNILLWLGPYTVHQPQAGFASLKMQTISAVGNRAGDMAMGNVVVLFLFSARNNILLYFTDWSHSTYLLLHRWLGYCAIFHTIVHSAMLLANYVIQGTYEEELIREYWIWGIVGTVAACAILPCSLLPVRQKMYEFFLGSHIILALLFIIGYYYHIWYLYEYNWGYEIFAFVAGGIWGLEHVVRLVRMARQGNRKAAISTISDVDGEYIRIEIDGKPLEGGVAYLAFPTLSWRFWETHPFSVAHSGSLTSENSHQPSTAGAKEESVTVSPSSETDAEKAVNVNQNTSVALATEGRSTVFYARVRTGMTKKLASRVSGQQSEALQLRVIVEGPYHHSGHISPQLSHCKDILVIAGGIGVTACLPYLRQGASGTTKLFWSSRKEGLVTALTPALADLPRCVQVETVVGERLSLRGILTQELIGAPDDGALAIVMCGPPVMADEVRRDIVEIVRSNALCRAYVFLDEAYSW from the coding sequence ATGGCTCAATCAAAGCGAGTGGCTCTTGCAGCCCTCCTAACACTATGTGCCACTGGCGTCCAAGCCGATGGCAAAGGCCTCATTGGCTGGGGAAAGACAATGTATGACCCAACGTGCTCCTTTGCCTGTCGACAAGTTATCCGAAAACAACAACTCTCCTGTACTCCTACCGAGTCGACCGAGAATCATGGGACAGCACATAACCCCGTCACGACACCGCCCGATTGTTTTGTGGAAGACCATGTCTTTCTTAAGACTATGGCTCTTTGCATAGACACGTACTGTCCCCTCGCAGGGAATCCTTCCATGAGCCTGATTGAAGACTATTGGGCATCACATCTTGGAACAGGAACCATTGGAAAATACGATTATGTTCCGGTCATGTCGTATGAAGATGCTTTGGCTGCGGCCAGGGATGACGAATCTATGGCTTCCCATAGCACAAATTCGACGTCCGGTCACAAGAGCGGTAGCCATCATAAGAGGACTGCTCTTTTCCCGCGCCATGGTGGCCACGATACATCTTCCCATGAAGGCCTAGTAACCTTCAATGTGTCAAGTCCCTTGCCCATTACCGCTGGCGGAACAGAGCCCCTCAACGAGACCAGCTTCATCGGTCCTGAGGATTGGCAACTCCAGTATAACTATCTCTACGACTTTGAGGCCAATGAGGCTGGCCATACAACGATGACTCTTACCATCACTCTCGTGGCCATCTTCCTCCCAGCGATCCTCTCACTGTTGAGATTCATACCCGGCCTGACTAAGAGTCGAGGATGGGCTTACTGGCAATCATTTCTGGTTGTCCCAGCAGCGTTTGGAAAGCGACATTGTGAGCCAACTATCGCCGGCAACGTTCCCAACAGGGGACAGGCACTCTACATCGCCTTGATCAGCACTCTCAACATCTTGCTCTGGCTCGGACCATATACGGTCCATCAACCTCAGGCTGGCTTTGCCTCCCTCAAAATGCAGACAATCAGCGCCGTGGGCAACCGCGCAGGTGACATGGCAATGGGTAACGTCGTGGTATTGTTCCTATTTTCAGCTCGCAACaatattcttctttatttCACGGATTGGAGCCATAGTACGTATCTCCTGCTGCATAGATGGCTTGGATACTGTGCTATCTTCCATACGATCGTTCACTCTGCCATGCTTCTCGCAAACTACGTCATTCAAGGCACctatgaagaagagctgatACGCGAGTACTGGATCTGGGGTATTGTGGGAACAGTGGCAGCTTGTGCGATATTACCCTGCTCACTGCTGCCAGTCAGGCAGAAGATGTACGAGTTCTTCCTTGGATCGCACATAATCTTAGCCCTGCTCTTCATTATTGGATACTACTACCATATTTGGTATCTTTATGAGTACAATTGGGGCTACGAGATCTTTGCATTCGTGGCTGGAGGTATTTGGGGTCTCGAACATGTCGTTCGACTAGTTCGCATGGCTCGGCAAGGTAACCGAAAGGCAGCCATCTCGACCATTTCAGATGTTGACGGAGAGTACATCCGAATCGAGATTGATGGAAAGCCTCTGGAGGGTGGTGTTGCGTATCTTGCTTTCCCTACACTTTCGTGGCGTTTCTGGGAGACTCACCCCTTTTCCGTCGCACATTCTGGCTCATTGACTAGTGAGAACAGCCACCAGCCATCTACAGCTGGTGCCAAAGAAGAAAGTGTGACAGTCTCACCTAGTTCTGAGACAGATGCTGAAAAGGCTGTTAATGTCAATCAGAACACTTCAGTTGCGCTAGCAACTGAGGGGAGATCTACTGTCTTCTATGCTCGGGTCCGAACGGGCATGACCAAAAAGCTCGCCTCACGGGTATCTGGCCAACAATCTGAAGCACTTCAACTTCGGGTGATCGTCGAAGGACCCTACCATCATTCTGGCCATATCTCACCTCAACTCTCACACTGCAAAGATATTTTGGTTATTGCCGGAGGTATTGGCGTCACAGCCTGTCTCCCATATCTTCGGCAGGGTGCTTCAGGTACAACAAAACTTTTCTGGTCGAGCCGCAAGGAAGGTCTCGTCACAGCCCTAACACCAGCTCTTGCTGATCTGCCAAGGTGTGTACAGGTCGAAACGGTTGTGGGGGAACGTTTGAGTCTTAGGGGCATCTTGACTCAAGAACTGATTGGAGCGCCAGATGATGGTGCGCTGGCGATTGTCATGTGTGGACCTCCCGTTATGGCTGATGAAGTGCGTAGAGACATTGTTGAGATTGTGAGGAGCAACGCCTTATGCCGCGCCTATGTGTTCTTAGATGAGGCCTATTCTTGGTAG
- a CDS encoding hypothetical protein (EggNog:ENOG41), with protein sequence MRNPPPEVMASWPPPNYVNPVHRGPTLLIVEVTIMSVAILTLMARLYVRIFKVNKHGLDDWLMLAAMVFGIGVTVCVILAAQLYGWNIHVWDLKKSQAENGRKVSLAAQTLFLFSSGLAKNSILVSYLRIAPAKSWLRRLTYASLILVTSLIFIFLIVLWTQCNPTSAYWKLDGGDSCRPEGPSVLSQAITTVITDLLVCALPLQTLFHLKLPFSQRMALIVVFSLGLIVVFAASMRAYYTHYVTDETYDVTWQGFHLWIWTAVEANLGVICGSIPALRPLFRNMFRSKSSSYYNKTNSHAYPPGTAPGVVTVVTSPKKNSRNWADSLQRSSKGVRIQDDHIDIEGGYNDARRQKSSDSGASSLEMDTWPPRPQPRSWPTN encoded by the exons ATGCGCAATCCACCGCCAGAGGTGATGGCCTCATGGCCCCCGCCAAACTATGTCAACCCTGTTCACCGTGGGCCTACACTGCTCATTGTCGAGGTCACTATCATGTCTGTGGCCATTCTGACACTCATGGCCCGTTTGTACGTCCGCAtattcaaggtcaacaagcaTGGACTCGACGACTGGCTGATGCTGGCTGCCATG GTGTTTGGTATTGGTGTCACTGTCTGTGTCATTCTTGCAGCTCAGCTCTACGGCTGGAATATCCATGTCTGGGATCTCAAGAAGTCTCAGGCGGAAAATGGTCGAAAGGTTTCACTCGCTGCTCAGACACTCTTTCTATTTTCCTCGGGCCTGGCAAAGAACTCTATCCTCGTCTCGTATCTCCGTATTGCTCCGGCCAAATCTTGGCTTCGTCGTTTGACTTATGCCTCACTGATTCTTGTCACCTCACTCATCTTCATTTTCCTTATTGTACTTTGGACACAATGCAACCCAACCTCTGCATACTGGAAGCTGGACGGAGGTGATAGTTGCCGTCCCGAAGGACCCAGTGTACT GAGCCAAGCCATTACCACTGTCATCACTGATCTCCTTGTCTGCGCCCTCCCTCTACAAACGCTCTTTCACCTAAAACTACCTTTCTCCCAACGAATGGCCCTCATTGTCGTCTTCTCTCTCggcctcatcgtcgtcttcgcaGCTTCTATGCGCGCATACTACACCCATTATGTTACCGATGAAACCTACGATGTCACCTGGCAGGGCTTCCACCTTTGGATCTGGACAGCCGTAGAAGCCAACCTTGGAGTTATCTGCGGCAGCATACCGGCACTTCGACCCCTATTCCGAAACATGTTCCGATCTAAGAGCAGCAGCTACTACAACAAGACGAACTCTCACGCTTACCCACCCGGCACAGCTCCAGGAGTTGTCACAGTCGTCACCAGCCCCAAGAAGAACTCCCGAAACTGGGCCGATAGTTTACAACGAAGCTCGAAAGGAGTCAGGATACAAGACGACCATATCGATATCGAAGGGGGATACAACGATGCTAGACGACAAAAGAGCTCAGATAGTGGAGCGTCGTCACTCGAGATGGACACGTGGCCACCAAGACCACAACCTAGATCTTGGCCTACAAATTGA